The sequence below is a genomic window from Halococcus saccharolyticus DSM 5350.
AACGGCTCGGCGTCGACTACGACCGGATCGCGGCCGAAAACGACGAGATCGTTTACTGTGCCATCTCGGCGTTCGGCCAGACCGGCCCGTGGCGGCAGCGACCAGGCTACGATCTGCTCGTCCAGGGGCTGAGCGGGATCATGGACGTCACCGGCGCTCCCGACGGTCGGCCCGCGAAGGTCGGCCTGCCCATGACCGACCTCATCACGGGGATGTGGGCCGCGTTCGGGATCGTCACCGCGCTCTACCGCCGTTCGGCTACCGGTGAAGGGGAGTACATCGACCTCGGGATGCTCGACGCGACCCTGCCGTGGCTCACCAAACAGGCTGGGAGGGTGTTCGCGGGCGAAGAGCCCCAGCGGATGGGGACCAAGGATCCGGTGTTGGCACCGTATCAGACCTTTCGAACTGCCGACGGCCACATCAACGTCGCCTGCCTCAACGGGAAACTCTGGCGAGCGTTCTGCGGAGCGATCGACCGCGAGAACCTCGCCGACGCCGAGCGGTTCGCGACCAACGCCGACCGAGTCGAATCGATGGACGAACTCGAAGCCGAGATCGAGCGCACACTGACGAACCGGCCGACCGACGAGTGGCTGGATCGGTTCGTCGATGCCGGGATTCCCGCAGCCCCGGTCCAGGGCGTCGAGGACGCGCTCTACAACGAACAGACCGCCGAACGCGACGTCGTGGATACAGTCACGAGGGACGATGACGACGAAGTGCCCGTCATCGAACACCCACTCAACTTCCGCCACGCGACGAGCGGCTTCCGGTCGCCGCCGCCACGTCTCGGCGAGCACACCCGCGAAGTCCTCCGGGAGGCGGGCTACGAGGAGTCGACTATCGACCGACTGTTCGAGCGCGGCGTCGTCGGCAGCGAGACCGACACGTCGGGATGAGTCGGCACCGCCGCCCGTCCACCGTCATCGCCTCCGCCGACGGCTCCGATCGCCCATCCGAACCACCGGAAGAGGAAGGGAACTGCTACCGCGGAAAGCTTTAACACGATATCGACCCTCACGCACGTCATGGTCGATCATGAGTGCTGATACACCCGGAGACGCCGCGGGTCGACCGACGCGAGAGGTCTCGCTCACGGTGAACGGCGAGACGGTCGAAGCCGAAGTCGAGCCCCGGCTGAAGCTCTCGGATTTCCTCCGGAACCACTGTGGCCTCCGCGGGGTCCGGGTCGGCTGCGAGCACGGCGTCTGCGGGGCGTGCACGGTGAGTCTCGACGGCGACATCGTGAAGAGCTGTCTCGTCTACGCGGTCCAGGCCAACGGTCGCGAGGTCGGGACCGTCGAAGGGCTCGCCGAGAGCGGCGAACTCGGTCCCGTGCAGCGGGCGTTTCACGAGGAACACGCGCTCCAGTGTGGGTTCTGTACGAGCGGATTCGTGATGGCGACTCACGATCTCCTCGAACGAAACCCAGACCCGTCCGACGAAGAGATCAGAAAGGGACTCGCGGACAATATCTGTCGGTGTACGGGCTACCAGAACATCTACAAGGCAATTCATCGGGCCGCCGACGAGATGGACACGGAACCGACCGACGCGACGGACACCAGTGCGGAGGAGAACTGATGTCGGGAGCCGAAACCGGTCCCGAGTCCGCTCCGGAGCCGGATGCCGACGCGAGTGCGGACGAGCGCTCGGAGTCGTTTACCGGGTCGGGACTCGAACGCGTCGAGGACCACCGTATCCTTACCGGCGAGGCCGAATACATTCACGATATCGCGCCAGAGGGCTGTCTCCACATGGCGCTACTGCGGACGACCCACCCCCATGCCGAAATCGAATCGATCGACACGAGCGCCGCCGAGGACCATCCCGATTGCGAACTCGTGCTGATCGGCGCGGATCTCCAAGAAGAATACCATCCGATGCCCTGCGGTCTCCCCGGGTTCGAGGAGTGGTCGCTCGCGGTCGACCGGGTGCGGTTCGTCGGTGAACCCGTCGCGGCGGTCGTCGCCACCGATCGGTACGTCGCCGAGGACGTGGTTGACTCAATCGGTGTCGAGTACGAAACCCTCGATCCCGTGGTCGATCCCCGTGACGCGCTTGACGACGAGACGATCATCCACGAGGACGTGGGCACCAACGTCCCCGACGGTGAGGAGTTCGTCTTCGGCGACGTCGACGATGCCTTCGCCGACGCCGACCGCGTGATCGAACGTGAATACTCGT
It includes:
- a CDS encoding (2Fe-2S)-binding protein codes for the protein MSADTPGDAAGRPTREVSLTVNGETVEAEVEPRLKLSDFLRNHCGLRGVRVGCEHGVCGACTVSLDGDIVKSCLVYAVQANGREVGTVEGLAESGELGPVQRAFHEEHALQCGFCTSGFVMATHDLLERNPDPSDEEIRKGLADNICRCTGYQNIYKAIHRAADEMDTEPTDATDTSAEEN
- a CDS encoding CaiB/BaiF CoA transferase family protein; translation: MDASGYVLEGVSVLDLSTFVTGGFCSLMLANQGADVVKIERPGAGDDIRHSGPPFIDGESPYYWTVNYDKRSIELDLKSDAGREALYDLAREADVFIQNYRPGTAERLGVDYDRIAAENDEIVYCAISAFGQTGPWRQRPGYDLLVQGLSGIMDVTGAPDGRPAKVGLPMTDLITGMWAAFGIVTALYRRSATGEGEYIDLGMLDATLPWLTKQAGRVFAGEEPQRMGTKDPVLAPYQTFRTADGHINVACLNGKLWRAFCGAIDRENLADAERFATNADRVESMDELEAEIERTLTNRPTDEWLDRFVDAGIPAAPVQGVEDALYNEQTAERDVVDTVTRDDDDEVPVIEHPLNFRHATSGFRSPPPRLGEHTREVLREAGYEESTIDRLFERGVVGSETDTSG